In Serratia liquefaciens ATCC 27592, the genomic stretch CAAACTGAAGTAGTCGCGTTGGCATGGGGCTAACGCAAGGAGAAAGGCGTTGGAACACAAGAAAGAATTATCCATGGCAACCATGAAAGACGTTGCCGAAATGGCGGGCGTTTCAACGGCAACCGTGTCGCGTGCGTTGATGAATCCGGAAAAGGTGTCAACGCCGACGCGTCAGAAAGTGGAACAGGCCGTGCTGGCCGTAGGCTATTCTCCTCATGCCCTCTCCCGTAATATCAAACGCAACGAATCCCGCACCATCCTGGTGATCGTCCCCGATATTTGCGATCCCTTTTTCGCCGATGTGATCCAGGGGATCGAGCAAACTGCGGCACAACAGGGTTATCTGGTGCTGATTGGCGACTGCGCGCAACAAAACCAACAGGAACGCACCTTCGTCAATTTGATTATCACCAAGCAAATCGATGGCATGCTGCTGCTCGGCTCCAACCTGCCGTTCGACGCCAGCAAGGAAGAACAACGCAATCTGCCGCCGATGGTGATGGCCAACGAGTTTGCCCCGGAGCTGGAACTGCCGACGGTACACATCGATAACCTGACCGCCGCCTTCGAGGCCGTGCATTATTTACATCAGCTCGGACACAAGCAAATCGCCTGTGTCGCCGGGCCTGAACAGATGCCGTTGAGCCATTATCGGCTGCAAGGTTACATTCAAGCGCTACGTCGTAATGGCATTAGCGTCGAAAGCAGCTATATTACCCGAGGTGATTTCACCTACGAAGCTGGCGCGCAGGCGCTGGCGGCGCTAATGGCGCAACCAAAACCACCGACGGCAGTCTTCTGCCATAGCGACGTAATGGCGATTGGCGTGCTGTCGCAGGCGAAAAAAATGGGGCTGCGGGTACCGCAGGACCTCTCCATCGTTGGCTTTGACGACATTAAACTGGCGCAGTATTGCGATCCGCCGTTAACCACGGTGGCTCAACCGCGCTACCAGATTGGCCAGCAGGCAATGCTGTTGCTGTTGGAGCAGCTGCACGGACAGAACGTGGCCAGCGGCTCCCGGCTTTTGGACAGTGAATTGATTATCAGAGGCAGCACGGCTGCCCCTAAACGCTAGTCAAACATTTTAGGGTTCAGTAACATGACGGACTTATCCCCTCATCAGGACACAGCGGAATAATAGTGGCACAAAAAGACTATGTAAGCCGTGGGCGCGCAGCAGGAGCTAAGCGAAAAACCCCCAGCCGTAAAAAACGCAGTTCTCCGAAGGTCTCCAAAACCGTGTTGGCGCTGGCCGTCGCACTTCTGGTGATATTTGTCGGTGGCCTCTATTTCATTACGCACAACAAGCCGGATGACGTGCCGCTGCTGCCTGCGCACACCAATCGTCCGGGCAATGGCCTACCGCCGAAGCCGGAAGAACGTTGGCGTTATATCAAAGAGCTGGAGAATCGCCAGATTGGCGTACAAACCCCGACCGAACCGACGGCTGGCGGCGAAGCCAACTCCAAGACTCAGCTGACCGCCGAGCAGCGCCAACTGCTGGATCAAATGCAGGCGGATATGCAACAGCGCCCGACGCAGCTCAATGAAGTGCCGTATAACGACCCTTCACAAGCCGCTGCGCGTAACAACCGCCAGCAGCAACAGCAGATGCAACAGCAGCCAATCCAGCAGCAACAGGTCCAACAGCAGCCGCAGGTGACTCAGCCGCGTAATCCATTTAACAACGGTGCGACGACACAGCCGGTGCAGCAACAGCCTAAGCCGCAACCCAAACCGCAGCCGGTCACACCGCCGCCTGCGCAGGTTAAGCATCCTGAGCCAAAACCGCAGCCGAAACCGGAAGTGAAACAGGAAACGGCCAAGCAGGAAACGGAAACCAAGCCAGAATCGAAGCAGAAGTGGATGGTACAGTGCGGCTCGTTCCGCGCCACCGATCAGGCAGAATCCGTACGTGCGCGCCTGGCGTTTGAAGGCATCGAAAGCCGTATCACCGCCGGCGGAGGCTGGAATCGCGTGGTTCTTGGCCCATACAGCAGCCGGGCTGCTGCGGACAAAACCCTGTCGCGCCTGAAGGGCGTAGGCATGTCAAGTTGCATTCCCCTCTCCGTTGGGGGTTGAAAAGCGTCAATCCCCCCCCATCTATACTCTCAATATGCCTCGTAGTGTCTGCGCAAGCAGATGCTGCGAGGGCTTCTTTCCGTCTTCAACGAGGGTCTGCTCGTGACAACAATTGTAAGCGTACGCCGCAACGGCCAGGTAGTGATCGGTGGCGATGGCCAGGCCACCTTGGGCAATACGGTAATGAAGGGCAACGTCAAGAAAGTACGTCGCCTGTATAACGATAAAGTGATTGCCGGTTTTGCCGGTGGCACCGCGGATGCCTTCACGCTATTTGAGCTGTTCGAGCGCAAGCTGGAAATGCACCAGGGTCACCTGGTGAAAGCAGCCGTTGAATTGGCGAAAGACTGGCGTACCGACCGCATGCTGCGCAAGCTCGAAGCGCTGCTGGCCGTCGCGGATGAAAACTCATCGCTGATCATCACCGGTAACGGTGACGTGATCCAGCCTGAAAACGATTTGATTGCGATTGGCTCCGGCGGTCCGTACGCCCAGGCAGCCGCTCGTGCGATGTTGGAAAATACCGAGCTGAGCGCCCGCGAAATTGTTGATAAATCCCTCAACATCGCCGGTGACATCTGTATTTACACCAACCATTTCCACACCATTGAAGAATTGCCTTCCAAAGCGTAAGGATCGAATACTATGTCTGAAATGACCCCGCGCGAGATCGTCAGCGAACTGGACAGCTACATTATTGGCCAGAACAAAGCCAAACGTGCCGTTGCCATCGCCCTGCGTAACCGCTGGCGCCGGATGCAGCTCAACGAGATGTTGCGCCATGAAGTCACGCCAAAGAACATTCTGATGATCGGCCCGACCGGCGTCGGTAAAACCGAAATCGCCCGCCGTCTGGCGAAGCTGGCCAACGCGCCGTTCATCAAGGTTGAAGCCACCAAGTTCACCGAAGTGGGCTACGTCGGTAAAGAAGTGGATTCCATCATCCGCGATCTGACCGATGCCGCGATCAAAATGGTGCGCCTGCAGTCAATCGACAAGAACCGCACCCGCGCCGAAGAGCTGGCCGAAGAGCGTATCCTCGATGTGCTGATCCCGCCGGCCAAGAACAACTGGGGCCAGGCGGAAGAGCATCAAGAGCCTTCTGCTGCACGTCAGGCATTCCGCAAGAAACTGCGTGAAGGCCAGTTGGACGATAAAGAAATCGAGATCGATCTGGCTGCCGCGCCGATGGGCGTGGAGATCATGGCTCCTCCGGGCATGGAAGAGATGACCAACCAGCTGCAGTCGATGTTCCAGAACCTCGGCGGCCAAAAGCAGAAACCACGCAAGCTGAAGATTAAAGAAGCCTTCAAACTGCTGGTGGAAGAAGAAGCGGCCAAACTGGTGAACCCGGAAGAGCTGAAAGAACAGGCGATTGAAGCGGTTGAACAGCACGGCATCGTGTTTATCGACGAGATCGACAAAATCTGTAAGCGCGGTGGCCAGAGCTCCGGCCCGGACGTGTCACGTGAAGGCGTGCAGCGCGATCTGCTGCCGCTGGTGGAAGGCTGTACCGTCTCCACCAAGCACGGCATGGTGAAAACCGATCACATTCTGTTTATCGCCTCCGGCGCATTCCAGACCGCCAGCCCGTCAGATTTGATCCCGGAACTGCAGGGCCGCCTGCCGATCCGCGTTGAATTGCAGGCGCTGACCACCGAAGATTTCGAGCGCATCCTGACCGAGCCAAGCGCGTCGCTGACCGAGCAGTACAAAGCGCTGATGGGCACGGAAGGCGTCAATATCGACTTCACCGCCGATGGCATCCGCCGCATCGCAGAAGCCGCATGGCAGGTTAACGAAAGCACCGAAAACATCGGCGCGCGTCGTTTGCACACCGTGCTTGAGCGTCTGATGGAAGATATTTCCTATGATGCGAGTGAAATTAATGGTCAATCCATTACAATTGATGCGGATTACGTACGTAATCATCTGGATGAACTGGTAGCGGATGAAGATTTGAGTCGTTTTATCCTATAATCGCTCAATCATGTCCAGTCAGTCATCTGTGGGAGGCATTGCCTCCCACAATTATTTCTAACGGACACAGCCACTAACTCTGAAGCGAAAAATGAGCTCATCAACTACCACCTCCCCGGCCAGAGCCTGGCTTGAAAGTTTACGACCGCGCACCCTGCCGCTGGCCTTTGCCTCGATCGTCGTCGGTTCCGCCATTGCCGCCTGGCAAGGCAGCCTGAAACCCGGCGTGGCGCTGCTGGCACTCCTGACTGCTGGCCTGCTGCAAATCCTCTCCAACCTGGCGAACGACTATGGCGATGCGGTAAAAGGCAGCGATAAAGAAGATCGCATCGGGCCGTTGCGCGGCATGCAGAAAGGCATGATCACCCAGGCACAAATGAAGCGCGCGCTGGTGGTGACGGTAGTATTGATCGCGATTGCCGGCTGTTCATTGATCGCCGTGGCCTGCGAACAACCCAGCGACGTGGTGGGCTTCCTGGTGCTGGGCGGGCTGTCTATCGTCGCCGCCATTACCTATACCGTCGGCACCAAACCCTATGGCTATCTGGGGCTGGGCGATATTTCGGTGCTGGTGTTCTTCGGCTGGCTGAGCGTAGCGGGCACCTACTACCTGCAAACCCATGCGTTCGACAGTATCGTGATGTTGCCGGCCACGGCCTGCGGCCTGCTGGCCACCGCGGTGCTGAACATCAATAATTTGCGCGATATCGAAAGCGACCGCGCCAACGGCAAAAATACGCTGGCAGTACGCCTTGGGCCACAGAATGCACGCTATTACCACGTGGCGCTGCTGATCGGCGCAGTAGCCTGCTTCGCGCTGTTCACGCTGCTTAACCTGCATAGTCCGTGGGGCTGGCTGTTTGTCCTGGCTATCCCGTTACTGGTGCGCCACGGCCTGCGCGTGTTACGCGATCCAACGCCGGCAGGCATGCGCCCGATGCTGGAACATATGGTCAAAGCGGCGCTGTTGGCCAATGTGTTGTTCGCGATTGGCGTGGTGCTCAGTTAGCCATCGAACTGATGATTTTGCCAACAGGGCGGATAAAGGGATATACTGGTTATTCCAGCGGCAAACAGACGTAAAATCCTATGAAATACGATACTTCCGAACTTTGCGACATCTATCATGAAGAGGTAAACGTTGTTGAACCTCTATTCTCCAATTTTGGCGGGCGTACTTCATTTGGCGGGCAAATCACTACGGTGAAATGCTTTGAGGATAACGGCCTGTTATTCGAGCTGCTTGAAGAAAACGGTCGCGGCCGTGTTCTGGTGATTGATGGCGGTGGTTCGGTTCGCCGTGCCCTGATCAACGCAGAACTGGCGCGCTTGGCTACCCAGAACGAATGGGAAGGCATCGTGGTTTACGGTGCGGTACGCCAGGTGGACGATCTGGAAGAACTGGACATCGGCATTCAGGCGATGGCGGCCATTCCGGTCGGCGCAGCCAGTGAAAGCATCGGCGAAAGCGACATCCGCGTAAACTTTGGCGGCGTGACCTTCTTCTCCGGCGATCATCTGTATGCCGACAACACCGGTATTATTCTGTCCGAAGACCCGCTCGATATAGAGTAATCTTCCGACATGAAAAAGGGCGCCTCAGGCGCCCTTTTCGATCGTGCAATACGGAATCAGACTTCTTCCATTTTGCCCAACAGCGCGCGCAGGCGGTCTTGCCATACGTGCTGCTCTTCTTTCAGTTGCTGGTTCTCGCGTACCAGCGATTCCTGGTTGCCGGAGGCAGCCTGAACTTCCTGAGACAGAGTATTGTTTTTTTCTTTCAGCTCTTCAATTTCCATCTGCAGCAGGGTGATGGTATCGATCGCCTGCTGAACTTTTGATTCCAATTTCTCAAATACTTCAAATGACATTCTTCAGTCCCCTCATGATAGCAAGGCGTACATCTATAGGTAACGGCCGCAACTCAGGTTGCAACTGCTGCGAATATGCATCGCGCCAAGTGACACACGCTTTTATTGAAAATAACGCGCCTGTCTCGATAAAACGCTTCTTTCGATAAAAACGATTGTAAGTAGCCTGTCCCCGGCTGTCTAGCAACATCCGGCTCATCGCGCAGTCTGTTGCAATTTTCCTGCCCCCACCATCAGCAAAAACCGAAAATGCCTCTCGGTCATAAATTGATTTGTTAACAGTCGGGGATAAAAGCACTGGTCAGATCACAGTTTTATGGAGCAGAAAGAACACAAAACGACGCGAATTCGCTCAATTTTATGACGAAGCACACACATTTTGATTTCGCTATTTCTCGTTTATGTTCGTTAACGATAAATTTACATCACGTCCTCAATTAATAATTGGACGAGATGAAAAAAACTGTACCCCTAGGACGGATCGATACACCTTCCGAGCCTATAAACCTATAACCGCCGTTTTGCAGGACAACAACATTATGAGCCAAACCACCAGTCCGACCCTAAAAGGCCAGTGCATCGCTGAGTTCCTCGGCACCGGTCTGTTGATCTTTTTTGGCGTAGGCTGCGTTGCCGCGCTGAAACTGGCAGGCGCCAGCTTCGGCCAATGGGAAATCAGTATCATTTGGGGCCTAGGCGTCGCCATGGCCATCTATCTGACCGCTGCCATCTCCGGCGCGCACCTCAACCCGGCCGTGACCATTGCGCTGTGGTTGTTCGCCTGCTTTGACGGACGCAAAGTACTGCCTTACATTGTCGCGCAGATCGCCGGAGCCTTCTGTGCAGCAGCCCTGGTCTACGGGTTGTACTACAACCTGTTCTTCGATTTCGAAGCGGCCAATCATATGGTACGCGGCAGCGACGAAAGCCTGGCCCTGGCCGGCATCTTCTCTACCTACCCGAATGCGCACATTTCCGTTGGCCAGGCGTTCCTGGTTGAAACGGTCATTACCGCAATCCTGATGTGCCTGATCCTGGCACTGACCGATGACGGCAACGGCATCCCGCGCGGCCCGTTGGCCCCGCTGTTGATCGGTATTCTGATTGCCGTGATCGGCGCCTCTATGGGACCATTAACTGGCTTTGCGCTGAACCCGGCGCGTGACTTCGGCCCGAAAATGTTCGCTTATCTGGCCGGCTGGGGCAAAGTGGCCTTCACCGGTGCGCGTGATATTCCGTACTTCCTGGTGCCAATCTTTGGTCCAATCATCGGTGCCTGCCTGGGTGCCTTCGGCTACCGCATGCTCATTGGCCGCAATCTGCCGTGTGACGTTTGTGTAGACGAAGAACAACCCGCCGCCAAGGCCCAGCAGCGTAAAGCGTGATTGGCACAGTTTTAAAACGGTTAACAACACAGCAGGACTAAGATCATGACTGTAGAAAAAAAATACATTGTTGCTCTCGACCAGGGTACCACCAGTTCACGTGCCGTAGTGCTCGACCACGATGCCAACATTGTTGCGGTATCCCAGCGCGAGTTCACGCAGATTTACCCAAAAGCCGGCTGGGTTGAGCATGATCCTATGGAGATCTGGTCATCACAGAGCTCCACGCTGGTGGAAGTGCTGGCGAAAGCCGATATCAATTCCGATCAGATCGCCGGTATCGGCATCACCAACCAGCGTGAAACCACCATCGTCTGGGAAAAAGAGACCGGCAAACCAATTTACAACGCCATCGTCTGGCAATGCCGCCGCACCGCCGACATCTGCGAAAAGCTCAAGCGTGACGGCCTGGAAGAATACATCCGTCACAACACCGGCCTGGTGGTTGACCCGTACTTCTCCGGCACCAAGGTAAAATGGATCCTCGACAACGTTGAAGGCGCCCGCGAACGCGCCAAACGCGGCGAGCTGCTGTTCGGTACCGTCGATACCTGGCTGGTGTGGAAAATGACCCAAGGGCGGGTGCATGTGACCGATTACACCAACGCCTCACGTACCATGATGTTCAACATCCATGAGCTGGATTGGGATGACCGCATGCTGGAAGCGCTGGATATCCCACGCGCCATGCTGCCTAAAGTCCGTCCTTCTTCTGAAGTGTATGGCCAGACCAACATCGGTGGTAAAGGCGGTACGCGTATTCCTATCGCCGGTATCGCCGGTGACCAGCAGGCGGCGCTGTACGGCCAGCTGTGCGTTCAACCGGGCATGGCGAAAAACACCTACGGAACCGGCTGCTTCCTGCTGATGAACACCGGTAAAGAAGCGGTACGCTCCAGCCACGGCCTGTTGACCACCATCGCCTGCGGCCCACGCGGCGAAGTGAATTACGCGCTGGAAGGTGCTGTGTTCATCGGCGGTGCTTCTATCCAGTGGTTGCGCGACGAACTGAAACTGATCAGCGATGCGGCCGACTCCGAGTACTTCGCCACCAAGGTGAAAGACAGCAACGGCGTGTATGTGGTCCCGGCCTTCACCGGCCTGGGCGCTCCTTACTGGGACCCGTATGCCCGTGGCGCGATCTTCGGTCTGACCCGCGGCGCGAACAGCAACCACATCATCCGTGCAACGCTGGAATCCATTGCGTATCAGACGCGCGACGTGCTGGATGCCATGCAGGCAGACTCCAATACCCGTCTGCAATCGCTGCGTGTGGACGGTGGCGCGGTCGCCAACAACTTCCTGATGCAGTTCCAGTCAGACATCCTCGGTACCCGTGTCGAGCGCCCTGAAGTGCGTGAATCGACTGCGCTGGGTGCCGCATTCCTGGCGGGCCTGGCTATCGGCTACTGGAATGACCTGGATGAGGTGAAGAGCAAGGCGGTTATCGAACGCGAGTTCCGTCCAAGCATTGAAACCACCGAGCGTAACTTCCGTTACAGCGGCTGGAAAAAAGCGGTTGCCCGCGCACAAGCGTGGGAAGAGCACGACTAACGCTGTTTTGCTTGGTTAACCTGATCACGCGCTGCCTTCGGGCGGCGCGTTTTTTTTTGCCACGCCCCCGCCGTCGCCCGCTGTGATAAACTTTGCCGATATTTTCTTCCTTTCTCACAGACAGGTTTTGCCATGAAACGTGAATTAGCCATCGAATTTTCCCGTGTTACCGAAGCCGCCGCACTGGCGGGCTACAAATGGCTGGGACGCGGCGACAAGAATGCCGCCGACGGCGCCGCGGTCAACGCAATGCGCATTATGCTCAACAAAGTGGATATCGATGGCCGCATCGTGATCGGCGAAGGCGAAATTGATGAAGCACCGATGCTGTATATCGGCGAGCAGGTCGGCAGCGGTCAGGGCGATGCGGTGGATATCGCGGTCGACCCGATTGAAGGTACCCGCATGACCGCCATGGGCCAACCCAATGCATTGGCGGTGCTGGCGGTCGGCGATCGCGGCACCTTCCTGCACGCGCCGGACATGTATATGGAAAAACTGGTGGTTGGCCCGGCGGCACGCGGCGCTATCGATCTTAACCTGCCGCTGGCGGAAAATCTGAATAAGGTGGCGGCCTGCCTGGGCA encodes the following:
- a CDS encoding MIP/aquaporin family protein, with the translated sequence MSQTTSPTLKGQCIAEFLGTGLLIFFGVGCVAALKLAGASFGQWEISIIWGLGVAMAIYLTAAISGAHLNPAVTIALWLFACFDGRKVLPYIVAQIAGAFCAAALVYGLYYNLFFDFEAANHMVRGSDESLALAGIFSTYPNAHISVGQAFLVETVITAILMCLILALTDDGNGIPRGPLAPLLIGILIAVIGASMGPLTGFALNPARDFGPKMFAYLAGWGKVAFTGARDIPYFLVPIFGPIIGACLGAFGYRMLIGRNLPCDVCVDEEQPAAKAQQRKA
- a CDS encoding 1,4-dihydroxy-2-naphthoate polyprenyltransferase → MSSSTTTSPARAWLESLRPRTLPLAFASIVVGSAIAAWQGSLKPGVALLALLTAGLLQILSNLANDYGDAVKGSDKEDRIGPLRGMQKGMITQAQMKRALVVTVVLIAIAGCSLIAVACEQPSDVVGFLVLGGLSIVAAITYTVGTKPYGYLGLGDISVLVFFGWLSVAGTYYLQTHAFDSIVMLPATACGLLATAVLNINNLRDIESDRANGKNTLAVRLGPQNARYYHVALLIGAVACFALFTLLNLHSPWGWLFVLAIPLLVRHGLRVLRDPTPAGMRPMLEHMVKAALLANVLFAIGVVLS
- the hslU gene encoding HslU--HslV peptidase ATPase subunit encodes the protein MSEMTPREIVSELDSYIIGQNKAKRAVAIALRNRWRRMQLNEMLRHEVTPKNILMIGPTGVGKTEIARRLAKLANAPFIKVEATKFTEVGYVGKEVDSIIRDLTDAAIKMVRLQSIDKNRTRAEELAEERILDVLIPPAKNNWGQAEEHQEPSAARQAFRKKLREGQLDDKEIEIDLAAAPMGVEIMAPPGMEEMTNQLQSMFQNLGGQKQKPRKLKIKEAFKLLVEEEAAKLVNPEELKEQAIEAVEQHGIVFIDEIDKICKRGGQSSGPDVSREGVQRDLLPLVEGCTVSTKHGMVKTDHILFIASGAFQTASPSDLIPELQGRLPIRVELQALTTEDFERILTEPSASLTEQYKALMGTEGVNIDFTADGIRRIAEAAWQVNESTENIGARRLHTVLERLMEDISYDASEINGQSITIDADYVRNHLDELVADEDLSRFIL
- the rraA gene encoding ribonuclease E activity regulator RraA; the encoded protein is MKYDTSELCDIYHEEVNVVEPLFSNFGGRTSFGGQITTVKCFEDNGLLFELLEENGRGRVLVIDGGGSVRRALINAELARLATQNEWEGIVVYGAVRQVDDLEELDIGIQAMAAIPVGAASESIGESDIRVNFGGVTFFSGDHLYADNTGIILSEDPLDIE
- the cytR gene encoding DNA-binding transcriptional regulator CytR — encoded protein: MEHKKELSMATMKDVAEMAGVSTATVSRALMNPEKVSTPTRQKVEQAVLAVGYSPHALSRNIKRNESRTILVIVPDICDPFFADVIQGIEQTAAQQGYLVLIGDCAQQNQQERTFVNLIITKQIDGMLLLGSNLPFDASKEEQRNLPPMVMANEFAPELELPTVHIDNLTAAFEAVHYLHQLGHKQIACVAGPEQMPLSHYRLQGYIQALRRNGISVESSYITRGDFTYEAGAQALAALMAQPKPPTAVFCHSDVMAIGVLSQAKKMGLRVPQDLSIVGFDDIKLAQYCDPPLTTVAQPRYQIGQQAMLLLLEQLHGQNVASGSRLLDSELIIRGSTAAPKR
- the hslV gene encoding ATP-dependent protease subunit HslV; its protein translation is MTTIVSVRRNGQVVIGGDGQATLGNTVMKGNVKKVRRLYNDKVIAGFAGGTADAFTLFELFERKLEMHQGHLVKAAVELAKDWRTDRMLRKLEALLAVADENSSLIITGNGDVIQPENDLIAIGSGGPYAQAAARAMLENTELSAREIVDKSLNIAGDICIYTNHFHTIEELPSKA
- the ftsN gene encoding cell division protein FtsN — protein: MAQKDYVSRGRAAGAKRKTPSRKKRSSPKVSKTVLALAVALLVIFVGGLYFITHNKPDDVPLLPAHTNRPGNGLPPKPEERWRYIKELENRQIGVQTPTEPTAGGEANSKTQLTAEQRQLLDQMQADMQQRPTQLNEVPYNDPSQAAARNNRQQQQQMQQQPIQQQQVQQQPQVTQPRNPFNNGATTQPVQQQPKPQPKPQPVTPPPAQVKHPEPKPQPKPEVKQETAKQETETKPESKQKWMVQCGSFRATDQAESVRARLAFEGIESRITAGGGWNRVVLGPYSSRAAADKTLSRLKGVGMSSCIPLSVGG
- the zapB gene encoding septal ring assembly protein ZapB, which produces MSFEVFEKLESKVQQAIDTITLLQMEIEELKEKNNTLSQEVQAASGNQESLVRENQQLKEEQHVWQDRLRALLGKMEEV
- the glpK gene encoding glycerol kinase GlpK gives rise to the protein MTVEKKYIVALDQGTTSSRAVVLDHDANIVAVSQREFTQIYPKAGWVEHDPMEIWSSQSSTLVEVLAKADINSDQIAGIGITNQRETTIVWEKETGKPIYNAIVWQCRRTADICEKLKRDGLEEYIRHNTGLVVDPYFSGTKVKWILDNVEGARERAKRGELLFGTVDTWLVWKMTQGRVHVTDYTNASRTMMFNIHELDWDDRMLEALDIPRAMLPKVRPSSEVYGQTNIGGKGGTRIPIAGIAGDQQAALYGQLCVQPGMAKNTYGTGCFLLMNTGKEAVRSSHGLLTTIACGPRGEVNYALEGAVFIGGASIQWLRDELKLISDAADSEYFATKVKDSNGVYVVPAFTGLGAPYWDPYARGAIFGLTRGANSNHIIRATLESIAYQTRDVLDAMQADSNTRLQSLRVDGGAVANNFLMQFQSDILGTRVERPEVRESTALGAAFLAGLAIGYWNDLDEVKSKAVIEREFRPSIETTERNFRYSGWKKAVARAQAWEEHD